The following DNA comes from Brienomyrus brachyistius isolate T26 chromosome 16, BBRACH_0.4, whole genome shotgun sequence.
gtctgtctgtgtgttccCTGCTatgacatcctgtccagggtagaCCTTAGCCTTGTGCCCTGGGATGGGCTTTATGCAGCCCTAACATATTTTCATGTCTTTATGTAATGAAATCTCCAGGCATGTGCATAGTCTGTAAAATATTTCCTTTTCAGGTGCCTGGGTGAATCAGGGTCTTGGAATGGTGAAAATGGAGGAGGATGGTCTGGTTTGGACATATATCGCACCTCATCTAGGATACTGGATTGCTGCACCCTTACCTACATCCAGGGGTAGGATGTTATTGCAAAGCTTTAGGCTGCATTTTGTTTGTCTGTACAAGGCTGTTGTGTTAAGTGTGTGAtgttttaatttgtttgtttgtttgtttatctatCTGTTTATTCATTTGCTGTCATGCAAAAGCCCAGAATTCCAGACCGGTAACCAGATTTCTGTTTGTGCAAATCTAGGTTACATGGGACATGCAACTTCTCTGGACTTCATCTCATACCATACGTACCTTCTCATGGCAATCCTGGGAGGAACTCTAATTATTGTTTTTGGATTTGTAACTGTGCTGTTATGTTATTGTAGGTAAGACATTGTTTTGCAACTTTTGTTTATTAGCATGATTCTTGAATCAGGAgtaaatgtgcattttgagacaaaatctcatttataatctTCACAATTTGACATTTTTGTTTAGTGTCCTTATCTCATATgtataaaatacaaaatctaGTTCCACATAGATTAAACGATGCTCAATCTCATCTGcagggtgtgtgcgtgtgaaccAGAAAATAAAAGAGTAAATGTCACCAAAATGGTGGCTTTGAAGAAAGACCAGACCACGTCTACTAACAACAATGGGAGCAGGGAAATATCCTTCAAAGATTCTACCCACCATGATGACAGATCCTACTCAGTGGCGTCCACTAGTGGTGGCCGAAGAGAAGAGTATGGTCCTTCTCGGCCACTGGGCAAATTCAATATTTATGTGGAGGATGTGGGGCTCCAGTCTACCAAAGTAGGAAACAAAGGTCCTGAGTTCATCAGGTCCCACCAATCTCCTATTTACATCAACAGCCGTGAGGCAGTACGGCCGAAGGAAATGGCAGAAAAGAAGGTCGTGCAACTCGGcctgaatgagaatgtgttttttACTGATAGACTGGTTCATATTTACAACCAGCCAGTGGCCATTCTTCAGGCACCTGAGCTCTTTCAGTCCTCTGAACAGCTAGCTGGCTGCAAGTCAGCCACCCTTCCCCGGAAAAGCCAAATGGCTAACGAGACTGAGCCAACGAGTAAAGACAGCTTTACCCAGACTCTGCCCAAGATCTCTATGCTCTCCCATCTTCAACACCAGGCTAATGAGGAGCAGCAGGTCCTGGAGGGTCCCCAGAGTTCTGCTTCCAACCCAGGAGCATGGGGGCGATACAACAACCTTTTGGAGTCTGTGTCTGTCCCGGGTACCCTGAACGAAGCTGTGCAGATGGGCCCTTTGTGTAGCGAGATTCAGGGCATttcagagcagaccttgcttaaGCTTTCAAAAGGCAAACCCTCTCAGCATCCTAGGGCCTGGTTCGTCTCACTGGAGGGCAAGCCTGCTGCCCAGGTGCGCCACTCTATTATTGACCTGCAGAAGAGGCACAGGCCAACTGACAGCAATGACACCAGCTTGGACTCCGGGGTGGACATGAATGAACACCATTCAAGCAAGAGACTCGAGAGGGAGAAGACCTTTGTGAAGAGCATGCCCCACAGTAAGGCCCTGTATGCGGAGGACCTGGATTTGAGCAGCAGCGAGAGCGGGAACACCGCAGCCTGCACCCCCGAGGATGTCACCTTGAGGAATATCCTGGACAGTGGAAGTGGGAGCATTCCTAACATCCCAGAGGAGAGAGATGGTGCGGACACTTCCAGCACCCAGGAGGACAGCGAGTCCCGCTCATCCCCTCCGCCACGTCGCCTAAGGAAGGTCAGAGACCGCAGCAAAGTAGACAAACAAAAAGCTACATGGCACCTTCGAGAAGAGAAGCCACTGATGAAACTAAACTAATGCCAtttaatttaatctgtttttaaatgGGTGACAAACAGAGTGTATAATAATGTTTCTGGTAACTGGAAATTTACTTTGGCAAAGATGATCGATAGACAACAGTTTGACCTTGTTGCAAAAATTCACTGACCAGCCTGGCTAATAAAGTGTTTTTTGGTCACCTTGAACATTAGCTTTACTGTGCAAATTGTACATAGTGCATAAGGTCTGTAGTGTTATGATTCTCGCTTCACACTTCATCCAGGTAGGGTGACACAGAGCCATATTACACTGAAGAAGAAACAGAGAGTTAATTGGAGGATGAGAGTGGTGGTGGGTTAAGGAGACCACTggggaggagagaaagcagaagACAACTTTCAGTATGGTGTGAGCttggttttttttgttgtgGGGTGGGAGGTGGAAGGAAAACAATTCACACAACCTTTGGGAATAAAGCACAAATAAAGTAAATGTGCTCTTCTGATTTTCCGAACTTGCTCAAAACTTGGTTGTTCACACTCATCTCTTCTTCCCCACTCAAATTTCTATGAACAGTGTTGAGAGAAATACTGACATGGTTGAGAAAATGTTGTTTGAAAGCTATAGCAAGACATCTATGCATGGTAGATGATATGATTCTATGAACCAATGAACAAATTGTATATGCTTAAGGAGTAGAACTGAAAGAAGTATAGACTTTACAGGAACCCAGGTCCTCTGTTACAAAAGTGGAGTGTTTGTGTGCAGCTTTGACAATTTTCCTCTAACTGTCATTGTATAATGGTTGGAAAGAGCATGTCGCTAAATAACAGTAACGTAAATGATAAAGTGAACTTTATTATCATGCCATCCATGTACACAGTGGGACGAAATAACGTTCCCACAGGACCCCAGGGCCACATACAGACAGTGAGAGACAAGGGGAGGATTTCCACAGTACTTATACTGCAGAATATGGGACAGTGTGAAACAGGGGGGCTGGACACAAAGAAAATAATGAAGTGCTGCAGTGTTTGTAGTTTCATCTTAAAGTTTTGCCACGCAGTAACAAGACATTTTTCATTGCATAACGTTGGAAGGGCTCAAGGGATTGATTTTTAAATCTTTGTGGCTGTAATGTACAATACACAGCATATAATTTATATTCTACTTCTCATCTATTGAAGCTGGTGACATTGTATAGATATTCTATATATTGTGAACAAGGTCACAGTGACAGAGTATTCATAGTGAAGAATGAAAATTACACACAATAGTACAAGTAGAATCCTAAGTTTGATGATTGTGTTTGAAACACAAACCTAACAAAAAACCACACATCTTTCACGAATCTCACTATATGTTACCATTTCAGTATGAAGAGTTGTTTATGCCCTGTAAATTCAGTGTATAAAAAGGCACACTGGTCTGAAATGGGAAATGTATTTGTTGTTTCTGAACAAAGTATTTGAAATGAGGAATACGAATCATAGGTAtactagttaaaaaaaatggaaatgtaCATATGAAGGCGACATATTTTCTCATTGCTAATTTTACAGCACATGTTTCTAAAAGACTGAATAGTCAGACA
Coding sequences within:
- the LOC125710154 gene encoding protein FAM171B translates to MRRTGCNWVLPAPFYFCSYVAVCLLSFAMSLLPAYLLLSALVIFSEDGLMKKVEGGRVAALRAEAGIIGRGGSAAQRRLKPLQHEVQRAPPAASDSTFTLKVQVRDGNSQQFLSKVSVEVFVNYTRTNFALTAENGAVLLKVPYQMGLTLTIVASMDAYTLTPLPWKTSKMPIFSSVTLSMFPQNQGNIWLFEDSVMITGQISDALTQPSVQFPKNLLKLSESRNVSSITAYLTVPQLPSEKDCFLYIVGVLINKSGFRNIELSPVAAVSVQLLSYGKEVHVTGPIQITLPLAENSGLRASDAIPAWTFDMKIGAWVNQGLGMVKMEEDGLVWTYIAPHLGYWIAAPLPTSRGYMGHATSLDFISYHTYLLMAILGGTLIIVFGFVTVLLCYCRVCACEPENKRVNVTKMVALKKDQTTSTNNNGSREISFKDSTHHDDRSYSVASTSGGRREEYGPSRPLGKFNIYVEDVGLQSTKVGNKGPEFIRSHQSPIYINSREAVRPKEMAEKKVVQLGLNENVFFTDRLVHIYNQPVAILQAPELFQSSEQLAGCKSATLPRKSQMANETEPTSKDSFTQTLPKISMLSHLQHQANEEQQVLEGPQSSASNPGAWGRYNNLLESVSVPGTLNEAVQMGPLCSEIQGISEQTLLKLSKGKPSQHPRAWFVSLEGKPAAQVRHSIIDLQKRHRPTDSNDTSLDSGVDMNEHHSSKRLEREKTFVKSMPHSKALYAEDLDLSSSESGNTAACTPEDVTLRNILDSGSGSIPNIPEERDGADTSSTQEDSESRSSPPPRRLRKVRDRSKVDKQKATWHLREEKPLMKLN